GACCGCTGTCGTTTCTGTCACCATGCTCTGCACAGTCGTCGATACCGTTACCGTCGAAGTCAGTATTGAGGTAATCGGGTGTGCCACCATCGATGGCCTTCTCCGGCGGTTCGTCTGGCCAGCGGGTGGTTCACGTGGGAATTCGATGAAGACGCCGCGCCTGTGGTGTTCCGTCGAAACGCGATACACCTCAGCCCGGCCGAATCCAAGCAAGCGTTTCACCCGCTTCGAACTCGTCGTTTTCGTCGAGGATGATTTCGTCGAGCTGACCCGTCACCGGTGCTGGAACGTCGATACTCACTTTTTCGACTTGGAACTCACAGAGATCGTCACCAGCCTCAACGTGACTCCCTTCGGTCACGAACCAGTTGACGACCACTGCCTCGTCCTCCTCGACATCCGTCGGCCACACGTCGGCCGTATCGACTGAGACGCGATCGGAATTCGAACTCATGAATTCGAGTGTACGTTTTGAACGGTCTCAATGATGTCGTCAGTCCCCGGAATCACTTCGTTCTCTAGCGGCCGGGCATACGGCAAGGGTACGTCCGGAACCGCGACTCGTTCGACAGCGTCAAGATCGTCGAGCGACCCCTCTGCAACGCTCGCAATGATTTCGCCAGTGACGCCGAACGAACGGTAATCCTCATCTACGACGACTAACCGACCGGTTTTTTCGACGGA
The Haladaptatus caseinilyticus DNA segment above includes these coding regions:
- a CDS encoding lipoyl domain-containing protein, which produces MSSNSDRVSVDTADVWPTDVEEDEAVVVNWFVTEGSHVEAGDDLCEFQVEKVSIDVPAPVTGQLDEIILDENDEFEAGETLAWIRPG